A region from the Cystobacter ferrugineus genome encodes:
- a CDS encoding FG-GAP repeat domain-containing protein produces the protein MLNRGDGTFTTRDVPDTSSVTSLAAGDFDGDGRVDLAVISSGSPVYVLWNDPEGHFEARTALGFSDAHGLRAGDFNADGRMDLVASFAGGCLGRASRFTNLGQRTFREDVLTDHNPEPDDRCPGSSAALAGDFNADGTLDLVHTTLGINLNPTAKDGTTLPGHGFDSAPFRNEAWGVDADGDGRLDVVNRVRPSVAEVRFYPGDGHGTLGAPFTCALPPLGRLLTWEDVNGDGRADVVAETQDGQGLWLALGSGQGKWSTWRYPLGGAVTWARAVDLVGDARPELVVLMGSGELRALPTP, from the coding sequence GTGTTGAACCGGGGAGATGGAACGTTCACCACCCGGGATGTCCCGGACACCTCCAGCGTGACCAGCCTGGCCGCGGGCGACTTCGACGGGGATGGACGCGTGGACCTCGCCGTCATCTCGAGCGGGTCGCCGGTGTACGTCTTGTGGAACGACCCGGAGGGACATTTCGAGGCGCGTACGGCCCTGGGGTTCTCCGATGCGCACGGTTTGCGGGCCGGGGACTTCAACGCGGATGGTCGCATGGATCTGGTGGCGTCCTTCGCCGGGGGTTGTCTGGGGAGGGCGAGCCGGTTCACCAACCTGGGCCAGCGCACCTTCCGCGAGGACGTGTTGACGGACCACAACCCCGAGCCGGATGACCGGTGCCCGGGCTCGAGCGCGGCGCTGGCCGGGGACTTCAATGCAGACGGCACGCTGGACCTGGTCCACACCACGCTGGGTATCAACCTCAACCCCACCGCGAAGGATGGCACCACGCTGCCGGGCCATGGGTTCGATTCGGCCCCCTTCAGGAATGAAGCCTGGGGCGTGGACGCGGATGGTGATGGCAGGCTGGACGTGGTGAACCGTGTGCGTCCCTCGGTGGCGGAGGTGCGGTTCTATCCGGGAGATGGGCATGGCACGCTGGGAGCCCCGTTCACCTGCGCGCTGCCTCCTCTCGGTCGGCTGCTCACCTGGGAAGACGTGAATGGCGATGGCCGCGCCGATGTCGTCGCCGAAACACAAGACGGCCAGGGGCTCTGGCTGGCGTTGGGCTCCGGCCAGGGCAAGTGGAGCACGTGGCGCTACCCGCTGGGCGGCGCGGTGACGTGGGCGCGCGCGGTGGACCTGGTGGGGGATGCCCGCCCCGAGCTCGTCGTGCTGATGGGCTCGGGGGAGCTGAGGGCGCTGCCAACGCCGTGA
- a CDS encoding M1 family metallopeptidase, producing MARRDPHSYNEDTQPETEHLTWKARVDFPSRRLHAEATLTLKEASAGPLDLDTRELDVESVVDGEGRPLSFLVSPPEPILGSRLRVELRPGVKQLTVRYRTSPGASALQWLTPAQTAGGQAPYLFSQCQAIHARSVVPLQDTPRLRIRYEAELTVPRELRAVMAAGFVGREEKGEEAVERYEMPQPIPPYLLAFAVGRIASKELGPRSRVWAEPEVLERAAAEFEDVDAMLRTAEALFGPYDWERFDLLTMPPSFPYGGMENPRLTFLTPTLLAGDKSLVSVVAHELAHSWTGNLVTNASAEHFWLNEGFTVFAERRIVEALYGKDVAALHATLGRGALQETLLHFKEHPQLTCLRTHLTGVDPDEAFSNVPYEKGYLLLRALEDAVGRDAFDGFLRDYLQAHRFQALTTEEFTAFVERRLPGALAKVDAEAYLSRPGIPPGAPTAHSERLAALARFTGQVPSAEDVKDWTPAEWHLYIDRLPAQTPRQTLRELDERFHLTRSGNAEVLVAWLTVALRSGWEPAWERTATFLGEVGRMKYLKPLYGALVKTPEGKARARQLYQDHAERYHPIARAAVESILQRT from the coding sequence ATGGCCCGACGCGATCCGCACTCGTACAACGAAGACACCCAACCCGAGACCGAGCACCTCACCTGGAAGGCGCGCGTGGACTTCCCGTCCCGGCGGCTTCACGCCGAGGCGACCCTCACGTTGAAGGAGGCGTCCGCGGGGCCGTTGGACCTGGACACCCGGGAGCTGGACGTGGAGTCGGTGGTGGATGGAGAGGGCCGGCCCCTGTCGTTTCTCGTGTCACCTCCGGAACCCATCCTGGGCAGCCGCCTGCGCGTGGAGCTGCGTCCGGGTGTGAAGCAATTGACGGTGCGCTACCGCACCTCGCCTGGAGCGAGCGCCCTGCAGTGGCTCACGCCGGCGCAGACGGCGGGAGGCCAGGCGCCGTACCTCTTCAGCCAGTGCCAGGCCATCCACGCGCGCTCGGTGGTGCCGCTGCAGGACACGCCGCGGCTGCGCATCCGTTACGAGGCGGAGCTCACCGTGCCCCGCGAGCTCAGGGCGGTGATGGCCGCGGGCTTCGTCGGGCGCGAGGAAAAGGGAGAGGAGGCGGTGGAGCGCTACGAGATGCCCCAACCCATTCCTCCCTACCTGCTGGCGTTCGCGGTGGGGCGGATTGCCTCCAAGGAGCTGGGGCCGCGCTCGCGCGTGTGGGCCGAGCCCGAGGTGCTCGAGCGCGCCGCCGCCGAGTTCGAGGACGTGGACGCCATGCTGCGCACGGCCGAGGCGCTCTTCGGCCCGTATGACTGGGAGCGGTTCGATCTGCTGACGATGCCGCCCTCGTTCCCCTACGGCGGCATGGAGAACCCGCGCCTGACCTTCCTCACCCCGACCCTGCTCGCCGGGGACAAGAGCCTGGTGTCGGTGGTGGCGCACGAGCTGGCGCACTCGTGGACGGGCAACCTCGTCACCAATGCATCCGCCGAGCACTTCTGGCTCAACGAGGGCTTCACCGTCTTCGCCGAGCGGCGCATCGTGGAGGCGCTCTACGGCAAGGACGTGGCGGCGCTGCACGCCACCCTGGGCCGGGGCGCGCTGCAAGAAACCCTCCTGCACTTCAAGGAGCACCCGCAGCTCACGTGCCTGCGCACCCACCTGACGGGGGTGGATCCGGACGAGGCCTTCTCGAACGTGCCGTATGAGAAGGGCTACCTCTTGCTGCGCGCCCTGGAGGACGCGGTGGGCCGCGACGCCTTCGACGGCTTCCTGCGCGACTACCTCCAGGCGCACCGCTTCCAGGCGCTCACCACCGAGGAGTTCACCGCCTTCGTGGAGCGGCGCCTGCCGGGCGCGCTGGCGAAGGTGGACGCGGAGGCCTACCTGAGTCGGCCGGGCATTCCCCCGGGCGCGCCCACGGCCCACTCCGAGCGGCTCGCGGCCCTGGCGCGCTTCACGGGACAGGTGCCCTCCGCCGAGGACGTGAAGGACTGGACCCCGGCCGAGTGGCATCTCTACATCGATCGGCTGCCCGCGCAGACGCCACGCCAGACGCTGCGCGAGCTGGACGAGCGCTTCCACCTCACCCGGAGCGGCAACGCGGAGGTGCTGGTGGCCTGGCTCACGGTGGCGCTGCGCTCGGGCTGGGAGCCCGCCTGGGAGCGCACCGCGACCTTCCTCGGCGAGGTGGGCCGGATGAAGTACCTCAAGCCCCTCTATGGCGCGCTGGTGAAGACCCCCGAGGGCAAGGCGCGCGCGCGGCAGCTCTACCAGGACCATGCCGAGCGCTATCACCCCATCGCCCGGGCGGCGGTCGAGTCCATCCTCCAGCGCACCTGA
- a CDS encoding 3-hydroxyacyl-CoA dehydrogenase/enoyl-CoA hydratase family protein translates to MTMRIRKVAVLGAGVMGSGIAAHLANSGVRALLLDIVPPKAAPGEDTASKAFRNKFTLGALANLRKQKPSPITTEQALGALEIGNLEDDIGRIAECDWVIEVVKEDLAVKQALFAKVEQHARKDAIISSNTSGLSIKGMLEGRGPEFRKRFLVTHFFNPVRYMKLLELVAGPETSPEVMKTIHQFGEEVLGKGVVYGKDTTNFIANRIGTYGMMRVLADMQKAELTIEEVDKIFGPAMGRPKSAVFRTADIVGLDTFSHVAKNCYDTLAHDEEREVFAAPDFLKKMVEKGMLGDKTGGGFYKKDKASGGKDILALDLKTFEYRPQGKVRYESLGAAKDVEDVRERVATVMRGQDKAAKFAERVTLDTLAYASRRIPEIADDVVNVDGAMRWGFGWDLGPFETWDAFGVKQGVERMKELGLKPAAWVEEMLAAGRTSFYGVENGKDTYWDIPSKSVKTVPQSPRTQRVEYLKRGNKKISGNDSATLWDMGDGVTLLEFHSKMNSIDDGIIEMMNTALDETEKNFRGLVVGNDGGNFSAGANIFSMLWAAKAGEFETLRKMAGALQAANQRMRYSPVPVVTAPFNLTLGGGAEVALGGNAIQASSELYMGLVEVGVGLIPGGGGTMMFLRNVMGAYAADKDFDPFPFIKKVFLTIGTAKVGTSAEEAREMGFLTAADGISANRDFLLSDAKQRVIGMANAGFRAPRPTRFRLPGPSGYATIDMMLYDMELNGQVSAHDRKIAQKLARVITGGDTSPSVLLSEERVLELELEAFLSLAGEEKTQDRLQYMLEKGKPLRN, encoded by the coding sequence ATGACGATGCGGATCCGCAAAGTGGCAGTGCTGGGCGCGGGAGTGATGGGCAGTGGCATCGCCGCGCACCTGGCCAACTCGGGTGTTCGCGCTCTCCTCCTGGACATCGTGCCGCCCAAGGCGGCGCCCGGCGAGGACACGGCCTCCAAGGCGTTTCGCAACAAGTTCACGCTGGGCGCCCTGGCCAACCTGCGCAAGCAGAAGCCCAGCCCCATCACCACCGAGCAGGCGCTGGGCGCGCTGGAGATCGGCAACCTCGAGGACGACATCGGGCGCATCGCCGAGTGTGACTGGGTCATCGAGGTGGTGAAGGAGGACCTGGCCGTCAAGCAGGCCCTGTTCGCCAAGGTGGAGCAGCACGCGCGCAAGGACGCCATCATCAGCTCCAACACCTCGGGCCTGTCCATCAAGGGCATGCTGGAGGGCCGCGGCCCCGAGTTCCGCAAGCGCTTCCTCGTCACGCACTTCTTCAACCCCGTGCGCTACATGAAGCTGCTGGAGCTCGTCGCGGGCCCGGAGACGTCGCCCGAGGTGATGAAGACGATCCACCAGTTCGGCGAGGAGGTGCTCGGCAAGGGCGTGGTGTACGGCAAGGACACCACCAACTTCATCGCCAACCGCATCGGCACCTACGGGATGATGCGGGTGCTCGCGGACATGCAGAAGGCGGAGCTGACCATCGAGGAGGTGGACAAGATCTTCGGCCCCGCCATGGGCCGCCCCAAGTCGGCCGTGTTCCGCACCGCGGACATCGTGGGCCTGGACACCTTCAGCCACGTGGCCAAGAACTGCTACGACACGCTCGCGCACGATGAAGAGCGCGAGGTGTTCGCCGCCCCCGACTTCCTCAAGAAGATGGTGGAGAAGGGGATGCTGGGCGACAAGACCGGCGGCGGCTTCTACAAGAAGGACAAGGCCTCGGGTGGCAAGGACATCCTCGCGCTGGACCTGAAGACGTTCGAGTACCGGCCCCAGGGCAAGGTGCGCTACGAGTCGCTGGGCGCGGCCAAGGACGTGGAGGACGTGCGCGAGCGCGTGGCCACGGTGATGCGCGGCCAGGACAAGGCGGCGAAGTTCGCCGAGCGCGTCACGCTGGACACGCTCGCCTACGCGAGCCGCCGCATTCCGGAGATCGCCGACGACGTGGTCAACGTGGACGGCGCCATGCGCTGGGGCTTCGGCTGGGACCTGGGGCCCTTCGAGACCTGGGATGCCTTCGGCGTGAAGCAGGGCGTGGAGCGCATGAAGGAGCTGGGCCTCAAGCCCGCCGCGTGGGTGGAGGAGATGCTGGCCGCGGGCCGCACGTCCTTCTACGGCGTGGAGAACGGCAAGGACACCTACTGGGACATCCCCAGCAAGTCCGTGAAGACCGTGCCGCAGAGCCCGCGCACCCAGCGCGTGGAGTACCTCAAGCGCGGCAACAAGAAGATCTCCGGCAACGACAGCGCCACCCTCTGGGACATGGGCGATGGCGTGACGCTGCTCGAGTTCCACTCGAAGATGAACTCCATCGACGACGGCATCATCGAGATGATGAACACCGCGCTCGATGAGACGGAGAAGAACTTCCGCGGCCTGGTGGTGGGCAACGACGGCGGCAACTTCTCCGCCGGCGCCAACATCTTCTCCATGCTGTGGGCGGCCAAGGCCGGCGAGTTCGAGACGCTGCGCAAGATGGCGGGCGCGCTGCAGGCGGCCAACCAGCGCATGCGCTACAGCCCGGTGCCCGTGGTGACGGCGCCCTTCAACCTGACGCTCGGCGGCGGCGCCGAGGTGGCCCTGGGCGGCAACGCCATCCAGGCCTCGAGCGAGCTGTACATGGGCCTCGTCGAGGTGGGCGTGGGCCTCATCCCCGGCGGCGGCGGCACCATGATGTTCCTGCGCAATGTCATGGGCGCGTACGCGGCGGACAAGGACTTCGATCCCTTCCCCTTCATCAAGAAGGTGTTCCTCACCATCGGCACCGCCAAGGTGGGCACCAGCGCCGAGGAAGCGCGCGAGATGGGCTTCCTGACCGCGGCGGATGGCATCAGCGCCAACCGGGACTTCCTGTTGTCGGACGCCAAGCAGCGGGTGATTGGCATGGCCAACGCGGGCTTCCGCGCGCCGCGCCCCACGCGCTTCCGCCTGCCCGGGCCCAGCGGCTACGCCACCATCGACATGATGCTCTACGACATGGAGCTCAACGGCCAGGTGTCCGCCCACGACCGGAAGATCGCCCAGAAGCTCGCCCGGGTGATCACCGGCGGAGACACCAGCCCCTCCGTCCTGCTGTCCGAGGAGCGCGTCCTGGAGCTGGAGCTGGAGGCGTTCCTGAGCCTCGCGGGCGAGGAGAAGACGCAGGACCGGCTGCAGTACATGCTCGAGAAGGGCAAGCCGCTGCGCAACTGA
- a CDS encoding thiolase family protein, whose protein sequence is MPGRVVIASAVRTPFTRAHKGEFKDTRPDTLAALAIKEAVARVPGLKPEQVEDVILGCAMPEAEQGMNVARNASLLAGLPDTVPGMTINRFCSSGVQSIAQAAQAIQAGSIQVAVAGGTESMTMVPMGGNKVSANPEIMEKYPEVYTSMGATAENIASRYSVSREDADKFAYESQRKAATAREQGKFKDEIFPVTTTVYDEEGNAKNVTVSVDTILRPETTLEGLAKLRPAFNQKGVVTAGNASPLTDGAAAAVVMSEEKAKELGVKPLGYFVDFQVAGVPPEIMGVGPVPAVKKLLAKNNLKIEDIDVFELNEAFAAQALHCIRELGVPLEKANPNGGAIALGHPLGVSGARMVATILSELKRRDGRYGVVTMCIGGGMGAAALIERVK, encoded by the coding sequence ATGCCCGGTCGAGTCGTGATTGCCAGCGCGGTGCGTACCCCGTTCACCCGCGCGCACAAGGGAGAGTTCAAGGATACCCGGCCCGATACGCTCGCGGCCCTCGCCATCAAGGAGGCCGTGGCGCGCGTGCCCGGTCTCAAGCCCGAGCAGGTCGAGGACGTCATCCTCGGCTGTGCCATGCCCGAGGCGGAGCAGGGCATGAACGTGGCGCGCAACGCCTCGCTGCTGGCGGGGCTGCCGGACACCGTGCCGGGGATGACCATCAACCGCTTCTGCTCGTCGGGCGTGCAGTCCATCGCCCAGGCGGCGCAGGCCATCCAGGCGGGGTCCATCCAGGTCGCCGTGGCCGGTGGCACCGAGTCCATGACCATGGTGCCCATGGGCGGCAACAAGGTGAGCGCCAACCCGGAGATCATGGAGAAGTACCCCGAGGTCTACACCTCCATGGGCGCCACCGCGGAGAACATCGCCTCGCGCTACAGCGTGTCGCGCGAGGACGCGGACAAGTTCGCCTACGAGAGCCAGCGCAAGGCGGCCACCGCGCGCGAGCAGGGCAAGTTCAAGGACGAGATCTTCCCCGTCACCACCACCGTGTATGACGAGGAGGGCAACGCCAAGAATGTGACGGTGTCCGTGGACACCATCCTGCGCCCGGAGACCACGCTGGAGGGGCTCGCCAAGCTGCGCCCCGCCTTCAACCAGAAGGGCGTGGTGACGGCCGGTAACGCCTCGCCGCTGACGGACGGCGCCGCCGCCGCGGTGGTGATGAGCGAGGAGAAGGCGAAGGAGCTGGGCGTCAAGCCGCTCGGCTACTTCGTGGACTTCCAGGTGGCGGGCGTGCCGCCGGAGATCATGGGCGTGGGCCCGGTGCCGGCGGTGAAGAAGCTGCTGGCGAAGAACAACCTCAAGATCGAGGACATCGACGTCTTCGAGCTCAACGAGGCCTTCGCGGCGCAGGCGCTGCACTGCATCCGCGAGCTGGGCGTGCCCCTGGAGAAGGCCAACCCGAACGGCGGCGCCATCGCCCTGGGCCACCCGCTGGGTGTGTCCGGTGCGCGCATGGTGGCCACCATCCTGAGCGAGCTCAAGCGCCGCGATGGCCGCTACGGCGTGGTGACGATGTGCATCGGTGGCGGCATGGGCGCCGCCGCCCTCATCGAGCGCGTCAAGTAG
- a CDS encoding TIGR02269 family lipoprotein produces MNGLRYWGCGLSVLYVLLGACVTTPVPAQREGLAPTPMVSWEEARGDPACVIPACDEARCTLWRCQTLEEEGAASVVLARGTVGLRPPPMAHPGRWWGRTLAAPTGVEPVFEIPWHHWNTRGQFARKERSLSCIPPPEPLEKHHIFPQQPELVNWFKLKQIDIHAYTIPLPRSFHAGLHSGGPQGGQWNQAWREFRKENIGATQEEIWQFAFTLMSRFGVNAQFVPYYCR; encoded by the coding sequence ATGAACGGCCTGCGTTACTGGGGATGCGGTCTTTCCGTGCTCTACGTCCTGCTGGGCGCTTGCGTCACCACGCCTGTCCCTGCGCAGCGGGAGGGCTTGGCGCCCACGCCTATGGTCTCGTGGGAAGAGGCCCGAGGAGACCCGGCGTGTGTCATTCCCGCCTGCGACGAGGCGCGCTGTACGCTCTGGCGCTGTCAGACGCTGGAGGAAGAAGGCGCCGCGTCCGTGGTGTTGGCACGAGGCACGGTGGGTCTTCGTCCGCCCCCGATGGCCCATCCCGGCCGTTGGTGGGGACGTACTCTGGCCGCGCCCACGGGCGTGGAACCCGTCTTCGAGATTCCCTGGCACCACTGGAACACCCGCGGCCAGTTCGCGCGTAAGGAGCGTTCCCTTTCCTGCATCCCGCCGCCAGAGCCCCTCGAGAAACACCACATCTTCCCTCAACAACCAGAGTTGGTGAACTGGTTCAAGCTCAAGCAAATCGACATCCACGCCTACACCATTCCCCTCCCCAGAAGCTTCCACGCGGGGCTTCACAGTGGTGGTCCACAAGGAGGACAGTGGAATCAGGCCTGGAGGGAATTCCGAAAGGAAAATATAGGAGCAACCCAGGAGGAGATCTGGCAGTTCGCGTTCACACTCATGTCGAGATTCGGTGTGAATGCTCAATTCGTGCCCTATTACTGCCGTTGA
- a CDS encoding double-CXXCG motif protein produces the protein MRYFIIEEDKAAGYTGSIDGTHKWGLPGVFRCPTCQSTWGDNSRAYPSVDLTPVASLADFEEVRAEPIEEYERLCALVRPLLPPDALPEPGMSLGPLVGRATGRFGALSSPWPWWLLLQREALEKLQAEGVRGLKGCPHQLHFHQRQPPELLELEFLDAGRLHPDCLPPDRKPPCARCGRERRTLPKSRLLDASTIPVHLDLFRLVDFSTVIVCTERFVDACQRLSLDGVAFHALPVR, from the coding sequence GTGCGCTACTTCATCATCGAGGAAGACAAGGCGGCAGGCTACACGGGCTCCATCGACGGCACTCACAAGTGGGGACTCCCAGGTGTTTTTCGTTGTCCCACCTGCCAGTCTACCTGGGGCGATAACTCCAGAGCATATCCCTCGGTGGACCTCACTCCAGTGGCTTCGCTCGCCGATTTCGAGGAGGTGCGCGCCGAGCCCATCGAAGAGTATGAACGCTTGTGCGCGCTGGTCCGTCCCCTGCTCCCTCCAGACGCTCTGCCGGAACCAGGAATGTCGTTAGGACCCCTCGTGGGGCGAGCAACGGGGCGCTTTGGAGCGCTTTCATCTCCTTGGCCATGGTGGCTGTTGCTTCAACGTGAGGCCCTCGAAAAGCTCCAGGCCGAGGGAGTTCGAGGGCTCAAGGGTTGCCCTCATCAACTCCACTTCCACCAGCGCCAGCCCCCCGAGTTGCTCGAACTGGAGTTTCTCGACGCGGGCCGTCTGCATCCAGACTGCCTGCCACCCGACCGCAAGCCGCCTTGCGCTCGCTGCGGTCGTGAAAGGCGGACCTTACCCAAGAGCCGGTTGCTGGACGCCTCCACGATTCCCGTTCACCTCGACCTGTTCAGGTTGGTGGACTTCTCCACCGTCATTGTCTGCACCGAGCGCTTCGTCGACGCCTGCCAGCGACTGAGCCTGGATGGCGTCGCCTTCCATGCTCTCCCGGTACGATGA
- a CDS encoding P1 family peptidase: MNLRVFVPLAALFLLGLSPSPSKEDTAPRKPRARELGITFGGQAGPLDAITDVPGVEVGQTTLVSGEGKLRVGKGPVRTGVTAVLPRGRARLAESVFAATYALNGNGEMTGTHWVNESGLLAGPLMLTNTNSVGVVRDAVVSWGVQHGAAWELALPVVAETYDGLLNDIDGFHVKAEHAVRAIDGARGGPVAEGNVGGGTGMICHGFKGGIGTASRRLPVSLGGYTLGVLVQCNYGSRSRFSVEGVPVGEEIKDLLPCHTGNEAPSSAFTKDLKPCAQRAEVTPRAVSEGLGSIIVLVATDAPLLPHQLGRIARRVPLAIGKMGGLGEDSSGDIFLAFSTQPAKPPAGSRVAEVGFLDNEHLNPLFEATVQATQEAILNALLAAETQTGADGVRVFALPHDRLTEALRKYGRLPPVR; encoded by the coding sequence ATGAACCTCCGCGTCTTCGTCCCTTTGGCCGCGCTGTTCCTGCTGGGTCTTTCCCCGAGTCCCTCGAAGGAGGACACCGCTCCCCGGAAGCCCCGGGCGCGCGAGCTGGGCATCACCTTCGGTGGCCAGGCGGGCCCGCTCGATGCGATCACCGACGTGCCCGGGGTGGAGGTGGGTCAGACAACGCTCGTCTCCGGCGAGGGCAAGCTCCGGGTGGGCAAGGGCCCGGTGCGCACGGGGGTTACCGCGGTGCTGCCTCGGGGCCGGGCCCGGCTGGCCGAATCCGTGTTCGCCGCCACCTACGCCCTCAACGGCAATGGCGAGATGACGGGTACGCATTGGGTGAACGAGTCGGGTCTGCTCGCGGGTCCCCTCATGTTGACCAACACCAACAGCGTGGGGGTGGTGCGCGACGCGGTGGTGTCCTGGGGCGTCCAGCATGGCGCGGCGTGGGAGCTGGCCCTGCCGGTGGTGGCGGAGACCTATGACGGCCTCCTCAATGACATCGATGGGTTCCACGTGAAGGCGGAGCATGCCGTGCGGGCTATCGACGGAGCGCGCGGGGGGCCGGTGGCCGAGGGGAACGTGGGCGGCGGCACGGGGATGATCTGCCACGGCTTCAAGGGAGGGATTGGAACGGCCTCGCGCCGGCTGCCCGTTTCGCTCGGGGGCTACACCCTCGGCGTGCTGGTGCAGTGCAACTACGGCAGCCGCTCCCGCTTCTCGGTGGAGGGGGTTCCGGTGGGTGAGGAGATCAAGGATCTCTTGCCCTGTCACACGGGGAACGAGGCGCCTTCCTCCGCGTTCACCAAGGATTTGAAGCCCTGCGCCCAGAGAGCGGAAGTCACCCCCCGCGCCGTGTCCGAGGGCCTGGGCTCCATCATCGTGCTGGTGGCCACGGATGCGCCGCTGCTGCCTCATCAGTTGGGCCGCATCGCCCGCCGCGTGCCGCTGGCCATCGGGAAGATGGGAGGACTGGGCGAGGACTCCTCGGGCGACATCTTCCTGGCCTTCTCCACCCAGCCGGCGAAGCCGCCCGCCGGGAGCCGGGTGGCCGAGGTGGGCTTCCTGGACAACGAGCACCTCAACCCGCTCTTCGAGGCGACGGTGCAGGCCACACAGGAGGCCATCCTCAATGCCTTGCTCGCCGCGGAAACCCAGACAGGGGCGGATGGCGTTCGCGTGTTCGCCCTGCCGCATGACCGGCTCACCGAGGCCTTGCGCAAGTACGGACGACTGCCGCCCGTGCGTTAG
- a CDS encoding Kelch repeat-containing protein, producing MSPLRLSALLPLVLALLAGCGSPPPSNVSPTGSMRLAIATPSAVQGDISRVTVTVSSSDMASLSTDLVLTDGTWGGVIGDIPAGEHRTFLAQAFTASNTLRYEGRAEDVTVTAGATGLVTLTLQDVSIPPPFTNEAPVVDSLVANPTTVAPGGTVSLSVSAHDPNPGDTVSYAWTAASGSFSAPTQASTTWTAPSFQAPVNLSLTVSDSRGAALTVSLTVTVSAGSGAAEVKVGFNSAPRVVALTSSQSWLDVGQQTTLSVSATDTDGDSLSYQWSATCAGGFTNASTASTTFTPSDLPTAACNNCQLNVTVKDGRGGQNTGSLALCVSKSPIWGTPASWHATGSMATSRYSHTATLLPGGKVLVAGGNGNGGITASSELYDPASGKWSPTTSMLSGRYLHSATLLPGGKVLVVGGRGNSGYTASSELYDPASGTWSPTGALAAPRAWHQATLLPDGKVLVSGGHTGNYLATAEVYDPASGTWSATGSMTSARHEHRATLLPDGKVLVTGGVNSGGYLSTVEEYDPATDQWSPLPAMTAARYEHTATLLFNGKVLVAGGANGTSGYLATAEVYDPATGTWSATGSLVSKRYLHQEARLRDGKVLILGGLNSGGYMETSEVYDPATGTWSSAGSMTTTRAWHQATLLANGKVLVSGGDSNTGYLATAEFYGTSP from the coding sequence GTGTCTCCGCTGCGTCTCTCCGCGCTCCTTCCACTCGTGCTGGCGTTGCTCGCCGGCTGTGGCAGCCCCCCTCCCTCCAACGTGTCCCCCACCGGCTCGATGCGGCTGGCCATCGCCACGCCCTCGGCCGTGCAGGGTGACATCTCGCGTGTCACCGTTACCGTCTCCAGCTCCGACATGGCCTCGCTGTCCACCGACCTGGTGCTCACCGATGGCACCTGGGGCGGCGTGATCGGCGACATCCCAGCGGGAGAGCACCGCACCTTCCTGGCCCAAGCCTTCACCGCCTCCAACACCTTGCGCTACGAGGGCCGCGCCGAGGACGTCACCGTCACCGCGGGAGCCACTGGCCTGGTGACCCTCACCCTCCAGGACGTCTCCATCCCCCCTCCCTTCACCAACGAGGCGCCCGTCGTCGACTCCCTGGTGGCCAATCCCACCACCGTGGCCCCGGGCGGCACGGTCTCCCTGTCGGTGAGCGCCCATGACCCCAACCCAGGCGATACCGTGAGCTACGCCTGGACGGCCGCCTCGGGCAGCTTCTCCGCCCCCACCCAGGCGAGCACCACCTGGACGGCGCCCTCCTTCCAAGCCCCGGTGAACCTGTCGCTCACGGTGAGCGACTCGCGCGGCGCGGCCCTTACCGTGAGCCTCACGGTGACGGTGTCGGCGGGCAGCGGAGCGGCCGAGGTGAAGGTGGGCTTCAACTCCGCACCCAGGGTGGTGGCTCTCACCTCCTCCCAATCCTGGCTGGACGTGGGACAGCAGACGACGCTGTCCGTCTCGGCTACCGACACGGATGGCGACAGCCTGAGCTATCAGTGGAGCGCCACGTGTGCGGGCGGATTCACGAACGCGAGCACCGCCAGCACGACCTTCACGCCCTCGGACCTGCCCACCGCGGCCTGCAACAACTGCCAGTTGAACGTGACGGTGAAGGACGGCCGGGGTGGGCAGAACACGGGCAGTCTGGCGTTGTGCGTCTCCAAGAGCCCCATCTGGGGCACCCCCGCGAGTTGGCACGCGACGGGCTCCATGGCCACGTCACGCTACTCGCACACGGCGACGCTGCTGCCCGGTGGCAAGGTGCTCGTCGCGGGGGGTAACGGCAACGGCGGCATCACGGCCTCGTCGGAGCTGTACGACCCGGCCTCGGGCAAGTGGAGCCCCACGACATCCATGCTCTCGGGACGCTACCTGCACTCGGCGACACTGCTGCCCGGTGGCAAGGTGCTCGTCGTGGGGGGGCGCGGCAACAGTGGATACACGGCGTCGTCGGAGCTGTACGACCCGGCCTCGGGCACCTGGAGTCCCACCGGCGCCCTGGCGGCACCGCGCGCCTGGCATCAGGCGACGCTGCTGCCCGATGGCAAGGTGCTCGTCTCGGGAGGACACACGGGGAACTACCTGGCGACGGCGGAGGTGTATGACCCGGCCTCGGGCACCTGGAGCGCCACCGGCTCCATGACCTCGGCGCGCCATGAACATCGGGCGACGCTGCTGCCCGATGGCAAGGTGCTCGTCACGGGAGGAGTCAACAGCGGTGGCTACCTGTCGACGGTGGAGGAGTACGACCCGGCCACGGACCAATGGAGCCCTCTCCCAGCCATGACCGCCGCGCGCTACGAACATACGGCGACGCTGCTCTTCAACGGCAAGGTGCTCGTCGCGGGGGGAGCCAATGGCACCAGTGGCTACCTGGCGACAGCAGAGGTGTATGACCCGGCCACGGGCACCTGGAGCGCCACCGGTTCTCTCGTCTCCAAGCGCTACCTGCATCAGGAGGCACGGCTGCGCGATGGCAAGGTGCTCATCCTCGGGGGACTCAACAGCGGCGGCTACATGGAGACATCGGAGGTGTACGATCCAGCCACCGGCACCTGGAGCTCCGCCGGTTCCATGACCACGACGCGCGCCTGGCACCAGGCGACGCTGCTCGCCAACGGCAAGGTGCTTGTCTCGGGGGGAGACAGCAACACGGGCTACCTGGCGACGGCGGAGTTCTACGGTACGAGCCCCTGA